In the genome of Hyphobacterium sp. CCMP332, one region contains:
- a CDS encoding tetratricopeptide repeat protein, whose translation MKIRILFFTLITLLTVLETNSQNPDQEILLNNPAVRIRATEAVNLMYDFKFEEARKRFKWLKQDYPEHPLSYFLMGLLYWWKIMPNVDNTEYDEIFLTYMDTAIAKAEQMGGKRAAYAEKAFFLAGSHAFVARLHSERAAWRKASLSSKKALNYLEESREYTDWSPEFLFGEGLYNYYAEWVKENYKFLRPILLFFPKGDKQLGMKQLEDNAHTSFYTRTEGQYWLMRMYYYEDEDEKAIELGKYLHETFPDNAYFHRYYARLCFTQSNLSKAKEESIEILEKLNNKMPGYEAVSGRYASFFLGFIYYKRDNNLEKAKAYFEQCIDFSEKANDEDAGYYLYSFSNLAEIADKQNDTEKAITLYRKLLQLTEKKDKLHKDAVAYLKKKDAYEDGWWPF comes from the coding sequence ATGAAAATCAGGATACTATTTTTTACATTAATCACGCTATTAACAGTATTAGAGACGAATTCTCAGAATCCGGATCAGGAAATTCTATTAAACAACCCTGCCGTTAGAATAAGGGCAACAGAAGCTGTTAACCTGATGTACGATTTTAAGTTTGAAGAAGCAAGAAAACGTTTCAAATGGCTCAAACAGGATTATCCGGAGCATCCACTATCCTATTTTCTCATGGGACTTTTGTATTGGTGGAAAATTATGCCAAATGTAGACAACACAGAATACGATGAAATTTTCCTTACTTATATGGATACGGCTATCGCAAAAGCCGAGCAAATGGGTGGGAAAAGAGCTGCATATGCTGAAAAAGCTTTTTTTCTCGCGGGTAGTCATGCTTTCGTAGCAAGATTGCATTCTGAAAGAGCTGCATGGAGAAAAGCTTCCTTATCAAGTAAAAAAGCACTTAATTATCTCGAGGAAAGCAGGGAATACACCGACTGGAGTCCTGAATTTTTATTTGGTGAAGGTCTGTACAACTATTATGCTGAATGGGTAAAAGAAAACTACAAATTTCTCAGACCCATATTATTGTTTTTCCCGAAAGGCGATAAGCAATTGGGAATGAAGCAATTGGAAGATAATGCCCATACTTCATTTTATACTAGAACAGAAGGGCAGTACTGGCTAATGCGGATGTATTATTATGAAGATGAAGATGAAAAAGCCATAGAACTTGGAAAGTATTTGCATGAAACCTTCCCGGATAATGCCTATTTCCACCGTTATTATGCCCGATTGTGTTTTACGCAAAGCAATTTGTCAAAGGCTAAGGAAGAATCCATTGAGATTCTGGAAAAGTTAAATAACAAAATGCCCGGATACGAAGCCGTTAGTGGCAGATATGCCAGCTTTTTTCTTGGATTTATTTACTATAAAAGAGACAATAATTTGGAAAAGGCTAAGGCTTATTTTGAACAATGCATAGATTTCTCAGAAAAAGCCAATGATGAAGATGCAGGTTATTACCTTTATAGCTTTTCAAATTTGGCCGAGATTGCGGATAAACAGAATGATACCGAAAAGGCGATTACTTTATATAGGAAATTATTGCAACTCACTGAGAAAAAAGATAAACTGCACAAGGATGCTGTGGCATATCTTAAAAAGAAGGATGCCTACGAAGACGGTTGGTGGCCTTTCTAA